One Paroedura picta isolate Pp20150507F chromosome 3, Ppicta_v3.0, whole genome shotgun sequence genomic window carries:
- the LOC143833877 gene encoding uncharacterized protein LOC143833877 isoform X1: MAAAQGTTTVQESPNQGNPIKMEEEESAGSRPEEEMEEADALTTERTGERQPEEEPTQKWDAQLQEFLKTLQGPGSRRGGPRLPEQRTSPGPSDGLTEPGALGASQPLPNPTGEAKQNQEAMRCGRAKKRVRTLETIRAGMWQWRFRTLSYQEAEGPRETCRQLQELCCQWLRPKRHSKEQILDLLALEQFLIVLPPEMQRWVSENNPEDCAQAVSLAEEFLKAQQGAKERAPQGSSEDLFVNPPETCKELPGAAKGPCFSEARQCVDGSTNFSAGDEWLSETEEDLKPFLEIPEEEEPQEMLPEAAKENHSPCGRKGDENSSRAQSPDGKNHETETAGPVLSAATDPILSEATALPRVNSMQSSATKESPSPHLLPCEPSQTGGKTYTCWHCGQNFWSSSELLSHERNHVGEKLYKCAHCGESERIYIGQKPHKCPHCGNTFGGDLPEGFHAAETPYKGLAEGENIRSVSGLKTYQRDPRAEKPYRCAQCGESFHKKSGLKRHERIHCALFSYCGESVGQNPGLVEHGQPPLAEAFVCFACGKAFSVSAELAAHIQTHKEKPLDCAVCGRKFRTSLLLTEHQKGHTAGKQHKCLVCGKNFKCLKYLKSHAKTHSGETPYKCSFCEKRFRRNYGLMLHERIHTGEKPYRCSDCGETFPKRSDFLAHVKKSHAGQKAYRCCHCGESCCSSHDLLRHQKIHTGEEPGTCSQSGRTFLQWSDPTDQAGEKGSECSECLRIRSLSSSRAAQGRKRVQEKPFEREQTHAAKTAVAKKEQRSNAGVLAGDGWLSETEEELMSFLESPEVEQPQEMPSDTAEENDSPCGRKGHENGDRTENQTEYNHEMEGLEPVLSERLDRGLREDTASHEVNSMKREGHEGNHGPSPRLSTCERSHVGKNTYKCWRCGQSFGSSSHLGFHEKSHMGERPHQCVHCGESKKEKPHKCSRSVNIFGGNSQEGTRITQNPYKCDVCGDHFKNDHGLRIHQAVHRGKKDYKCSFCGKSFRWRSLLVAHERIHTGGKPCRGADFGSNFGRNLQEGTHTTEKSDRCAVCGNHFKNDLGLRIHQRVHKGKKRYRCSYCGKGFHQHSLLVGHERVHTGEKPSCSNSGKIFAGDSQERTHTTEKYTYRCAVCGDHFKNDLGLRIHQRIHMGKKQHRCSYCSKSFRRHTVLVVHERIHMGERPYRAPQFGSTFAGNSREGIHTLEDPYKCLACGNNFKNSHGLKIHQRVHRGKKEYKCSSCGKSFRWPSLLVAHERIHTGEKPYRGSGFGSNFGRNSQEGTHATGKPYRCAVCGDHFKNDHGLRIHQRVHKGKTQYRCSYCGKGFRWRSLMVIHERIHTREKPYASSDFGNTFKGNSRLGIHPTRKPYQCTVCGDNFKNDHGLRIHQRVHRGKKQYKCSYCNKIFHWRSLLVAHERIHTGEKPSRGSGLQNDLGGNPQEGISPLEKPYKCDLCGDGFKNDHGLKVHQAVHRGKKQYKCSYCGKSFRWRSLLEAHVRIHTQEEPYRCSDFENTFGGNSQEGTHTTEKPYRCAVCGNIFKNDHGLRIHQRVHKGKKQYK, translated from the exons atggctgcgGCACAAGGGACAACAACGGTTCAAGAATCCCCAAATCAGGGGAATCCAATcaaaatggaggaagaagagtcAGCAGGCTCCCGGCCagaggaagaaatggaagaagcAGACGCTCTCACAACGGAGAGGACCGGTGAACGGCAGCCGGAGGAGGAGCCGACCCAAAAGTGGGACGCCCAGCTACAGGAATTCCTGAAGACCCTTCAGGGTCCTGGTTCTAGAAGGGGTGGCCCACGCCTGCCTGAACAGAGGACATCTCCGGGGCCTTCTGACGGCCTGACAGAGCCTGGTGCATTGGGGGCTTCCCAGCCCCTGCCGAACCCAACTGGAGAAGCAAAGCAGAATCAGGAGGCCATGCGCTGTGGCAGGGCGAAGAAGAGAGTCCGAACTTTGGAAACCATCCGGGCGGGGATGTGGCAGTGGCGCTTCAGGACGCTCAGCTACCAAGAGGCGGAGGGTCCTCGGGAGACCTGCCGGCAGCTGCAGGAGCTGTGCTGCCAGTGGCTGAGGCCCAAGAGGCAcagcaaggagcagatcctggactTGCTGGCCCTGGAGCAGTTCTTGATTGTCCTGCCCCCAGAGATGCAGCGCTGGGTCAGCGAGAACAATCCGGAGGACTGCGCCCAAGCGGTGAGCCTGGCAGAGGAGTTCCTGAAAGCACAGCAAGGTGCCAAGGAGAGAGCACCACAG GGTTCATCAGAAGACCTGTTTGTAAATCCACCCGAGACCTGCAAGGAATTGCCAGGAGCAGCGAAGGGTCCGTGTTTCTCCGAAGCCAGACAGTGCGTTGATGGAAGCACAAATTTTTCAG CAGGCGATGAGTGGCTGAGCGAAACCGAGGAGGACCTGAAGCCCTTCTTGGAAATccctgaggaggaggagccacaggaGATGCTGCCGGAAGCAGCCAAAGAGAACCATTCCCCGTGCGGTAGAAAAGGGGACGAGAACTCCAGCAGGGCACAGAGCCCGGACGGAAAGAACCACGAGACGGAGACCGCGGGGCCTGTTCTTTCTGCAGCTACTGACCCAATTCTCAGCGAGGCCACGGCCCTGCCGCGGGTGAACAGCATGCAGAGTTCAGCAACCAAGGAAAGCCCAAGCCCGCACCTTTTGCCCTGTGAGCCAAGCCAGACAGGAGGAAAAACTTACACGTGCTGGCATTGTGGCCAGAACTTTTGGAGCAGCTCTGAACTTTTGTCCCACGAGAGAAACCACGTCGGGGAGAAACTGTATAAATGtgcccattgtggagaaagtgagaggatcTACATAGGGCAAAAGCCCCACAAATGCCCCCACTGTGGGAATACCTTTGGGGGCGACTTGCCAGAGGGGTTCCACGCTGCAGAGACGCCTTACAAGGGCCTTGCGGAGGGGGAGAACATCAGGAGCGTCTCAGGTCTCAAAACCTACCAGAGAGACCCCAGGGCTGAGAAGCCGTACAGATGCGCGCAGTGCGGGGAATCTTTCCATAAGAAGTCAGGCCTTAAGCGCCACGAGAGAATCCACTGCGCTCTTTTCTCGTACTGCGGGGAAAGCGTCGGCCAGAATCCGGGCCTCGTCGAACACGGGCAGCCCCCCTTGGCGGAGGCTTTTGTGTGCTTTGCCTGCGGGAAGGCTTTCAGCGTCAGTGCAGAGTTGGCCGCACATATCCAGACCCACAAAGAGAAGCCTCTGGACTGTGCGGTCTGTGGGAGGAAGTTCCGGACCAGTTTGCTGCTTACCGAACACCAGAAAGGCCACACGGCAGGGAAGCAGCATAAATGCTTAGTCTGCGGGAAAAACTTCAAGTGTCTGAAATACCTTAAATCCCACGCAAAGACCCATTCAGGAGAGACGCCCTACAAATGTTCCTTCTGCGAGAAACGTTTCCGCAGGAACTACGGCCTGATGCTGCACGagaggatccacacgggagagaagccctaccGATGCTCGGACTGTGGGGAAACATTTCCGAAGAGGTCAGACTTCCTCGCGCACGTGAAAAAGAGCCACGCTGGGCAGAAAGCTTACAGATGTTGCCActgtggggagagctgctgctctaGCCATGACCTTCTTCGACATCAGAAAATCCACACCGGAGAGGAACCTGGTACGTGCTCCCAATCCGGGAGGACCTTCTTGCAGTGGTCAGACCCGACCGATCAAGCCGGAGAGAAGGGCTCCGAATGTTCAGAGTGCTTGCGGATTCGCTCCCTGAGCTCCAGTCGCGCGGCACAGGGGAGAAAGCGCGTGCAGGAAAAGCCGTTCGAGCGCGAGCAAACCCATGCAGCAAAGACAGCAGTTGCCAAGAAGGAGCAGAGAAGCAATGCTGGTGTTTTGG CAGGTGACGGGTGGCTGAGTGAAACCGAGGAGGAGCTGATGTCTTTCTTGGAAAGCCCTGAGGTAGAGCAACCTCAGGAGATGCCGTCGGATACAGCCGAGGAGAACGATTCCCCATGTGGTAGGAAAGGTCATGAGAATGGAGACAGGACAGAGAATCAGACTGAATATAACCATGAGATGGAGGGCCTGGAGCCTGTTCTTTCTGAACGCCTTGACCGAGGTCTCCGTGAAGACACAGCCTCACATGAGGTAAACAGCATGAAACGTGAGGGACATGAGGGAAACCATGGTCCAAGCCCGCGCCTTTCGACTTGTGAGAGAAGCCACGTGGGAAAGAATACTTACAAATGCTGGCGTTGTGGCCAAAGCTTTGGTAGCAGCTCGCATCTTGGGTTCCACGAGAAATCCCACATGGGGGAAAGACCGCATCAATGTGtccactgtggagaaagcaaGAAGGAAAAGCCCCATAAATGCTCACGCTCTGTGAATATCTTTGGGGGGAACTCGCAAGAGGGAACGCGCATTACACAGAATCCTTACAAGTGCGATGTGTGTGGGGATCACTTCAAAAATGACCACGGTCTCAGAATCCACCAGGCAGTCCACAGGGGCAAGAAAGACTACAAATGCTCTTTCTGCGGGAAAAGTTTTCGCTGGCGCTCTCTTCTGGTGGCGCACGAAAGGATCCACACAGGAGGGAAGCCCTGCAGAGGCGCAGACTTTGGAAGTAACTTTGGCAGAAATTTGCAAGAGGGAACTCACACTACGGAGAAATCTGACAGGTGTGCTGTGTGTGGCAATCACTTCAAGAATGACCTCGGCCTCAGAATCCACCAGCGAGTCCACAAGGGCAAGAAACGGTACAGATGCTCCTACTGTGGGAAAGGTTTCCACCAGCACTCTCTTCTAGTGGGGCATGAGAGagtccacacaggagagaagcccagtTGCTCAAACTCTGGGAAGATTTTTGCGGGGGACTCGCAAGAGAGAACGCACACTACGGAGAAATACACATACAGGTGTGCTGTGTGTGGGGATCACTTCAAGAATGACCTCGGCCTCAGAATCCACCAGCGAATTCACATGGGCAAGAAACAGCACAGATGCTCCTACTGCAGCAAAAGCTTCCGCCGGCACACGGTCCTCGTGGTGCATGAGAGAATCCACATGGGAGAGAGGCCCTACAGAGCCCCACAATTCGGGAGCACCTTTGCGGGCAACTCTCGAGAGGGAATCCACACTTTGGAGGATCCTTACAAGTGTCTTGCGTGTGGGAATAACTTCAAAAACAGCCACGGCCTGAAAATCCACCAGCGAGTCCACAGGGGCAAGAAAGAATACAAATGTTCCTCCTGTGGGAAAAGTTTTCGCTGGCCCTCTCTTCTGGTGGCGCAcgagagaatccacacaggagagaagccctacagAGGCTCAGGCTTTGGAAGTAACTTTGGCCGAAATTCGCAAGAGGGAACTCACGCTACGGGGAAACCTTACAGGTGTGCTGTGTGTGGCGATCACTTCAAGAACGACCACGGACTCAGAATCCACCAGCGAGTCCACAAGGGCAAGACACAGTACAGATGCTCTTACTGTGGCAAAGGTTTCCGCTGGCGCTCTCTTATGGTGATACATGAGAGAATACATACGCGGGAGAAGCCCTACGCCTCCTCGGATTTTGGGAATACCTTTAAGGGGAACTCGCGGCTGGGAATCCACCCTACGAGGAAGCCATACCAGTGCACTGTATGTGGGGACAACTTCAAAAACGACCACGGGCTCAGAATCCACCAGCGAGTCCACAGGGGCAAGAAACAGTATAAATGCTCCTACTGCAACAAAATTTTCCACTGGCGCTCTCTTCTGGTGGCGCATGagagaatccacacgggagagaagccctccAGAGGCTCAGGCCTTCAGAACGACCTTGGCGGGAACCCGCAAGAGGGAATTTCCCCTCTGGAGAAGCCTTACAAGTGTGATCTCTGTGGGGATGGCTTCAAGAATGACCATGGTCTCAAAGTCCACCAGGCAGTCCACAGGGGCAAGAAACAGTATAAATGCTCCTACTGCGGCAAAAGTTTTCGCTGGCGCTCTCTTTTGGAGGCGCATGTGAGAATCCACACACAAGAGGAACCCTACAGGTGCTCTGACTTCGAGAATACCTTTGGGGGGAACTCGCAAGAGGGGACTCACACTACAGAGAAACCTTACAGGTGTGCTGTGTGTGGCAATATCTTCAAAAACGACCACGGGCTCAGAATCCACCAGCGAGTCCACAAGGGCAAGAAACAATACAAGTGA
- the LOC143833877 gene encoding uncharacterized protein LOC143833877 isoform X2 — protein MAAAQGTTTVQESPNQGNPIKMEEEESAGSRPEEEMEEADALTTERTGERQPEEEPTQKWDAQLQEFLKTLQGPGSRRGGPRLPEQRTSPGPSDGLTEPGALGASQPLPNPTGEAKQNQEAMRCGRAKKRVRTLETIRAGMWQWRFRTLSYQEAEGPRETCRQLQELCCQWLRPKRHSKEQILDLLALEQFLIVLPPEMQRWVSENNPEDCAQAVSLAEEFLKAQQGAKERAPQGSSEDLFVNPPETCKELPGAAKGPCFSEARQCVDGSTNFSGDEWLSETEEDLKPFLEIPEEEEPQEMLPEAAKENHSPCGRKGDENSSRAQSPDGKNHETETAGPVLSAATDPILSEATALPRVNSMQSSATKESPSPHLLPCEPSQTGGKTYTCWHCGQNFWSSSELLSHERNHVGEKLYKCAHCGESERIYIGQKPHKCPHCGNTFGGDLPEGFHAAETPYKGLAEGENIRSVSGLKTYQRDPRAEKPYRCAQCGESFHKKSGLKRHERIHCALFSYCGESVGQNPGLVEHGQPPLAEAFVCFACGKAFSVSAELAAHIQTHKEKPLDCAVCGRKFRTSLLLTEHQKGHTAGKQHKCLVCGKNFKCLKYLKSHAKTHSGETPYKCSFCEKRFRRNYGLMLHERIHTGEKPYRCSDCGETFPKRSDFLAHVKKSHAGQKAYRCCHCGESCCSSHDLLRHQKIHTGEEPGTCSQSGRTFLQWSDPTDQAGEKGSECSECLRIRSLSSSRAAQGRKRVQEKPFEREQTHAAKTAVAKKEQRSNAGVLAGDGWLSETEEELMSFLESPEVEQPQEMPSDTAEENDSPCGRKGHENGDRTENQTEYNHEMEGLEPVLSERLDRGLREDTASHEVNSMKREGHEGNHGPSPRLSTCERSHVGKNTYKCWRCGQSFGSSSHLGFHEKSHMGERPHQCVHCGESKKEKPHKCSRSVNIFGGNSQEGTRITQNPYKCDVCGDHFKNDHGLRIHQAVHRGKKDYKCSFCGKSFRWRSLLVAHERIHTGGKPCRGADFGSNFGRNLQEGTHTTEKSDRCAVCGNHFKNDLGLRIHQRVHKGKKRYRCSYCGKGFHQHSLLVGHERVHTGEKPSCSNSGKIFAGDSQERTHTTEKYTYRCAVCGDHFKNDLGLRIHQRIHMGKKQHRCSYCSKSFRRHTVLVVHERIHMGERPYRAPQFGSTFAGNSREGIHTLEDPYKCLACGNNFKNSHGLKIHQRVHRGKKEYKCSSCGKSFRWPSLLVAHERIHTGEKPYRGSGFGSNFGRNSQEGTHATGKPYRCAVCGDHFKNDHGLRIHQRVHKGKTQYRCSYCGKGFRWRSLMVIHERIHTREKPYASSDFGNTFKGNSRLGIHPTRKPYQCTVCGDNFKNDHGLRIHQRVHRGKKQYKCSYCNKIFHWRSLLVAHERIHTGEKPSRGSGLQNDLGGNPQEGISPLEKPYKCDLCGDGFKNDHGLKVHQAVHRGKKQYKCSYCGKSFRWRSLLEAHVRIHTQEEPYRCSDFENTFGGNSQEGTHTTEKPYRCAVCGNIFKNDHGLRIHQRVHKGKKQYK, from the exons atggctgcgGCACAAGGGACAACAACGGTTCAAGAATCCCCAAATCAGGGGAATCCAATcaaaatggaggaagaagagtcAGCAGGCTCCCGGCCagaggaagaaatggaagaagcAGACGCTCTCACAACGGAGAGGACCGGTGAACGGCAGCCGGAGGAGGAGCCGACCCAAAAGTGGGACGCCCAGCTACAGGAATTCCTGAAGACCCTTCAGGGTCCTGGTTCTAGAAGGGGTGGCCCACGCCTGCCTGAACAGAGGACATCTCCGGGGCCTTCTGACGGCCTGACAGAGCCTGGTGCATTGGGGGCTTCCCAGCCCCTGCCGAACCCAACTGGAGAAGCAAAGCAGAATCAGGAGGCCATGCGCTGTGGCAGGGCGAAGAAGAGAGTCCGAACTTTGGAAACCATCCGGGCGGGGATGTGGCAGTGGCGCTTCAGGACGCTCAGCTACCAAGAGGCGGAGGGTCCTCGGGAGACCTGCCGGCAGCTGCAGGAGCTGTGCTGCCAGTGGCTGAGGCCCAAGAGGCAcagcaaggagcagatcctggactTGCTGGCCCTGGAGCAGTTCTTGATTGTCCTGCCCCCAGAGATGCAGCGCTGGGTCAGCGAGAACAATCCGGAGGACTGCGCCCAAGCGGTGAGCCTGGCAGAGGAGTTCCTGAAAGCACAGCAAGGTGCCAAGGAGAGAGCACCACAG GGTTCATCAGAAGACCTGTTTGTAAATCCACCCGAGACCTGCAAGGAATTGCCAGGAGCAGCGAAGGGTCCGTGTTTCTCCGAAGCCAGACAGTGCGTTGATGGAAGCACAAATTTTTCAG GCGATGAGTGGCTGAGCGAAACCGAGGAGGACCTGAAGCCCTTCTTGGAAATccctgaggaggaggagccacaggaGATGCTGCCGGAAGCAGCCAAAGAGAACCATTCCCCGTGCGGTAGAAAAGGGGACGAGAACTCCAGCAGGGCACAGAGCCCGGACGGAAAGAACCACGAGACGGAGACCGCGGGGCCTGTTCTTTCTGCAGCTACTGACCCAATTCTCAGCGAGGCCACGGCCCTGCCGCGGGTGAACAGCATGCAGAGTTCAGCAACCAAGGAAAGCCCAAGCCCGCACCTTTTGCCCTGTGAGCCAAGCCAGACAGGAGGAAAAACTTACACGTGCTGGCATTGTGGCCAGAACTTTTGGAGCAGCTCTGAACTTTTGTCCCACGAGAGAAACCACGTCGGGGAGAAACTGTATAAATGtgcccattgtggagaaagtgagaggatcTACATAGGGCAAAAGCCCCACAAATGCCCCCACTGTGGGAATACCTTTGGGGGCGACTTGCCAGAGGGGTTCCACGCTGCAGAGACGCCTTACAAGGGCCTTGCGGAGGGGGAGAACATCAGGAGCGTCTCAGGTCTCAAAACCTACCAGAGAGACCCCAGGGCTGAGAAGCCGTACAGATGCGCGCAGTGCGGGGAATCTTTCCATAAGAAGTCAGGCCTTAAGCGCCACGAGAGAATCCACTGCGCTCTTTTCTCGTACTGCGGGGAAAGCGTCGGCCAGAATCCGGGCCTCGTCGAACACGGGCAGCCCCCCTTGGCGGAGGCTTTTGTGTGCTTTGCCTGCGGGAAGGCTTTCAGCGTCAGTGCAGAGTTGGCCGCACATATCCAGACCCACAAAGAGAAGCCTCTGGACTGTGCGGTCTGTGGGAGGAAGTTCCGGACCAGTTTGCTGCTTACCGAACACCAGAAAGGCCACACGGCAGGGAAGCAGCATAAATGCTTAGTCTGCGGGAAAAACTTCAAGTGTCTGAAATACCTTAAATCCCACGCAAAGACCCATTCAGGAGAGACGCCCTACAAATGTTCCTTCTGCGAGAAACGTTTCCGCAGGAACTACGGCCTGATGCTGCACGagaggatccacacgggagagaagccctaccGATGCTCGGACTGTGGGGAAACATTTCCGAAGAGGTCAGACTTCCTCGCGCACGTGAAAAAGAGCCACGCTGGGCAGAAAGCTTACAGATGTTGCCActgtggggagagctgctgctctaGCCATGACCTTCTTCGACATCAGAAAATCCACACCGGAGAGGAACCTGGTACGTGCTCCCAATCCGGGAGGACCTTCTTGCAGTGGTCAGACCCGACCGATCAAGCCGGAGAGAAGGGCTCCGAATGTTCAGAGTGCTTGCGGATTCGCTCCCTGAGCTCCAGTCGCGCGGCACAGGGGAGAAAGCGCGTGCAGGAAAAGCCGTTCGAGCGCGAGCAAACCCATGCAGCAAAGACAGCAGTTGCCAAGAAGGAGCAGAGAAGCAATGCTGGTGTTTTGG CAGGTGACGGGTGGCTGAGTGAAACCGAGGAGGAGCTGATGTCTTTCTTGGAAAGCCCTGAGGTAGAGCAACCTCAGGAGATGCCGTCGGATACAGCCGAGGAGAACGATTCCCCATGTGGTAGGAAAGGTCATGAGAATGGAGACAGGACAGAGAATCAGACTGAATATAACCATGAGATGGAGGGCCTGGAGCCTGTTCTTTCTGAACGCCTTGACCGAGGTCTCCGTGAAGACACAGCCTCACATGAGGTAAACAGCATGAAACGTGAGGGACATGAGGGAAACCATGGTCCAAGCCCGCGCCTTTCGACTTGTGAGAGAAGCCACGTGGGAAAGAATACTTACAAATGCTGGCGTTGTGGCCAAAGCTTTGGTAGCAGCTCGCATCTTGGGTTCCACGAGAAATCCCACATGGGGGAAAGACCGCATCAATGTGtccactgtggagaaagcaaGAAGGAAAAGCCCCATAAATGCTCACGCTCTGTGAATATCTTTGGGGGGAACTCGCAAGAGGGAACGCGCATTACACAGAATCCTTACAAGTGCGATGTGTGTGGGGATCACTTCAAAAATGACCACGGTCTCAGAATCCACCAGGCAGTCCACAGGGGCAAGAAAGACTACAAATGCTCTTTCTGCGGGAAAAGTTTTCGCTGGCGCTCTCTTCTGGTGGCGCACGAAAGGATCCACACAGGAGGGAAGCCCTGCAGAGGCGCAGACTTTGGAAGTAACTTTGGCAGAAATTTGCAAGAGGGAACTCACACTACGGAGAAATCTGACAGGTGTGCTGTGTGTGGCAATCACTTCAAGAATGACCTCGGCCTCAGAATCCACCAGCGAGTCCACAAGGGCAAGAAACGGTACAGATGCTCCTACTGTGGGAAAGGTTTCCACCAGCACTCTCTTCTAGTGGGGCATGAGAGagtccacacaggagagaagcccagtTGCTCAAACTCTGGGAAGATTTTTGCGGGGGACTCGCAAGAGAGAACGCACACTACGGAGAAATACACATACAGGTGTGCTGTGTGTGGGGATCACTTCAAGAATGACCTCGGCCTCAGAATCCACCAGCGAATTCACATGGGCAAGAAACAGCACAGATGCTCCTACTGCAGCAAAAGCTTCCGCCGGCACACGGTCCTCGTGGTGCATGAGAGAATCCACATGGGAGAGAGGCCCTACAGAGCCCCACAATTCGGGAGCACCTTTGCGGGCAACTCTCGAGAGGGAATCCACACTTTGGAGGATCCTTACAAGTGTCTTGCGTGTGGGAATAACTTCAAAAACAGCCACGGCCTGAAAATCCACCAGCGAGTCCACAGGGGCAAGAAAGAATACAAATGTTCCTCCTGTGGGAAAAGTTTTCGCTGGCCCTCTCTTCTGGTGGCGCAcgagagaatccacacaggagagaagccctacagAGGCTCAGGCTTTGGAAGTAACTTTGGCCGAAATTCGCAAGAGGGAACTCACGCTACGGGGAAACCTTACAGGTGTGCTGTGTGTGGCGATCACTTCAAGAACGACCACGGACTCAGAATCCACCAGCGAGTCCACAAGGGCAAGACACAGTACAGATGCTCTTACTGTGGCAAAGGTTTCCGCTGGCGCTCTCTTATGGTGATACATGAGAGAATACATACGCGGGAGAAGCCCTACGCCTCCTCGGATTTTGGGAATACCTTTAAGGGGAACTCGCGGCTGGGAATCCACCCTACGAGGAAGCCATACCAGTGCACTGTATGTGGGGACAACTTCAAAAACGACCACGGGCTCAGAATCCACCAGCGAGTCCACAGGGGCAAGAAACAGTATAAATGCTCCTACTGCAACAAAATTTTCCACTGGCGCTCTCTTCTGGTGGCGCATGagagaatccacacgggagagaagccctccAGAGGCTCAGGCCTTCAGAACGACCTTGGCGGGAACCCGCAAGAGGGAATTTCCCCTCTGGAGAAGCCTTACAAGTGTGATCTCTGTGGGGATGGCTTCAAGAATGACCATGGTCTCAAAGTCCACCAGGCAGTCCACAGGGGCAAGAAACAGTATAAATGCTCCTACTGCGGCAAAAGTTTTCGCTGGCGCTCTCTTTTGGAGGCGCATGTGAGAATCCACACACAAGAGGAACCCTACAGGTGCTCTGACTTCGAGAATACCTTTGGGGGGAACTCGCAAGAGGGGACTCACACTACAGAGAAACCTTACAGGTGTGCTGTGTGTGGCAATATCTTCAAAAACGACCACGGGCTCAGAATCCACCAGCGAGTCCACAAGGGCAAGAAACAATACAAGTGA